A window of Pelomonas sp. SE-A7 genomic DNA:
AGTTCGACGCCGATGCAGCCCTGTCCACCGGCGAGCTGGGCGACCTGATCCCGGCCCTGATCGAGGCCCTGGGCGGCGAGCACGACTTCTTCGGCTCGGCACCGGCGCCGGCGACGCTGCCTGTGGTCGTTGAGAGCAAGGAACCGGCGCTGGAGGGTGCGGCGCCTTGGGATTGATTTGATTGGTGGGCAGATTGTGCCGGCCCAGACGAGGGCCGGGCAGCACCGCCATGGCGCACACCGAATTCTTCGCATGCCACCGTCGTGGTTGCAGGCCCGGCTGAGCCCGCTGCGGGGCGCATGTGGGCAGCCGAGAGCGCAGCAGCCCGGATCGGCGCGCGAATGCGCGCTTCGTTCATCTGACTCAGCGCGATTGTTTGAACGGAGCGCCCGAAGGAAGCGTAGTGAGTTTTGCGCTGCGATCCGGGCTGCGAGCACCGAGGGCAGTCGGCCCCTGGGGCCGACCTGCACGCCTGCGCCCCGCAGCGGGCTCTGCCGGGCCTGTGCTCCAGCCCTCAGTCTTTGACCGCAGCAGCGGCAGCCGCCTCCCGCAACTTGTCCTTCTTGCTCTTGCGCTTGCCCTTGACGCCCCCGTTCGGATCCGAGGCAGGCGCTTCTTCTGTCGCCTCGTAACCCGCAATCTGCTCGCGTTCCACACGCCGGCCCTGGCGCTTTTCGATCAGGCGGAAATGCGCCTCGCTGGCCGGCGGCACGAAGCTGACGGCATCGCCGGTCGCGCCGGCCCGGCCGGTGCGGCCTATGCGGTGCGTGTAGTCGGCCGGCGAGCGCGGCAGGTCGTAGTTGATGACAGCCGGCAGCTCGGGAATGTCGAGGCCGCGGGCCGCCAGATCGGTGGCCACCAGCACCGCGACTTCGCCGCTCTTGAGCGCCACCAGCACCTTGGCGCGGCCGCCCTGGCTCAGCTCGCCATGCAGGGCCGCGGCCTTGATGCCCTTGGCCCAGAGCTTGTCCGACACATGCTCGGTGGCGTACTTGGTGGCCACGAAGACCAGCGCGCGCTGCCAACCTTCGGTCTCAAGCAGATGGCGCAGCAGCGGCGTGCGCTTGTCGGTATCGACCACGATGCTGCGCTGGCGAATCGCCTCCAGCCGCGGCGCCTCGGCCGCCACCGTGATGCGCTGTGGCTCTCGCAGCTGGGCCGCGGCCAGCGCCTCGACCGACTTCGGGAACGTAGCCGAGAACAGCAGGTTCTGGCGTTGGGCCGGCAGCAGTCCCAGCACGCGCTGCAGCTCCTCGGCAAAGCCCAGGGCCAGCAGACGGTCGGCTTCGTCCAGCACCAGGTGCCGGACCGCATCCAGGCGCAGGCCGTTGTGGTCCACGATGTCAAGCAGCCGGCCCGGTGTCGCGACGACGATGTCGCAGCCGCCGCGCAGGCCCATCAGCTGCGGATTGATGGAGACGCCGCCGAAGACCACGGCCACACGCAGACGCTGCGGCAGATGGCGGCTCAGCTCACGCAGCGCATCGCCGACCTGCACGGCCAGTTCACGCGTCGGCAGCAGCAGCAAGGCGCGCGGATCGCGCTGTGGATTGCTTTGCAGCAGCTGCTGCAAGAGCGGCAAGGCATAGGCGGCCGTCTTGCCCGAGCCGGTGGGCGCCAGCGCCAGCAGGTCGCCACCGGCCAGCACGGCGGGAATCGCCGCTTGCTGCACCGGCGTTGGCGCGTGATAGCCCTGATCACGCAGGGCGCGCATGACGGCGGGGCCTAGGCCCAGGGTCTGGAAGGACATGAGGTTTGAGTTTTTCTGGTCAGTCGAACAAGGCGCCCTGCTCGGCCGCGGTCTGGCCGGTGGCGCGGGCCTCGATGCGCAAGAGCTTGAGCTTGGTCTGGATGCCGCCATGGGCCGAGAAGCCGGTGCCGGCACCATCGGCGCCCATCACACGGTGGCAAGGCACGATGGGGGCGAATGGATTGCTGCCCTCAGCCCGGCCGACCGCACGCGCGGCACCGGGCTGGCCCAGGGCCAGCGCCAGCTCGCCGTAGGTGCGGGTCTGGCCGACCGGGATCTGCCGGGTCAGCGCATGGACCTGGCGATTGAAGTCGGCGATCTCGCTTTCGTCGAGCTGCACTTCAAGCAATTGATGCACCTCGCCGCTCAGCAGGGCCCGTACGCCGGCCATCGCCTCGCTGACGAAGGCTGGCGGCTGCTCGCTCTCGCGTGCCGCCGGGAAGCGCACCCGCATGCGATCCCGCGTGGCCGTGGCGCTTTCTTCAGGCAGCTGGCAGCCGCAGATGCCGCGCTCCAGCGTCCAGGCAATGCCGCAGCAGCCCAGGGCGGTTTCATAGCAGTGGAAGAAGACCTGCGGCTTCATGCTGTCCGCCTGGCTGCGCATCAGGCCACCGTTTGCGGTGCGTGGCGGTTCGCCGTCTGGTGCGCCTCGGCATCGGAGGCGATGCCGATGCGGGCGGCATCGGCCAGGCGGGCCACCTCGGCGGCCGGCAGGCTCTTGAGCTTGTGGTCGCTCCAGATCTGGCGCCAGCGGCGAGCACCGGCCTCGCCGTTCCACAGGCCCAGCGCATGGCGCATGGCCTGGGGCCAGTGCTTGCGCGTGGCCTGGCTGCGGTGGTCCAGCCATTCGACCCAGGCCGCCTCGACCTGCTCGCGGCTTTCGGCCGGGCCGGTCGTGCCGAAGAAGCGCTGGTCCCAGGCCGCCATCTGCCAGGGCTCGTGATAGGCCTGGCGGCCGACCATCACGCCGTCCACATGGCGCAGCTGCTCTTCGATTTCGTCGTCGCTCTTGACCCCGCCGTTCAGCACGATGGTGAGCTGCGGGAACTCGCGCTTGAGCTGGTGCACCAGCTCGTAGCGCAGCGGCGGGATCTCGCGGTTTTCCTTGGGGCTCAGGCCCTGCAGCCAGGCGTTGCGGGCATGGACGATGAAGACTTCGCAGCCGGCCTCGGCAATCGTGCCGACGAAGTCGCGCACGAACTCGTAGCTTTCTTCGCGGTCTATGCCTATGCGGTGCTTGACCGTCACCGGGATGCCCACCGCATCGCGCATGGCTTTGACGCCGTCGGCCACCAGCTGCGGCTCGGCCATCAGGCAGGCACCGAAGGCGCCCTTCTGCACCCGCTCGCTGGGGCAGCCGCAATTCAGATTGACCTCGTCATAGCCCCATTGCTCGGCCAGCTTGGCAGCGGCGGCCAGGTCGGCCGGCTCGCTACCGCCGAGCTGCAGGGCGACCGGATGCTCGACGGCGTCGTAGTCCAGATGGCGCGGCACGTCACCATGCAAGAGCGCACCGGTGGTGACCATCTCGGTGTAGAGGCGGGTATGGCGGGTCAGCAAGCGGTGGAAGACGCGGCAGGGGCTGTCGGTCCAGTCCAGCATGGGCGCGACCGACAGTCGCCAGGGATTGGGCTTGGAATTCACCGCCGCATTATCCCAGCGACGCAGTTTTCTCAGGCCTGCTTGCGCTGGTTCAGGGCCAGACCCAGGGCCAGCAGACCCAGGCCGGCGGCCAGGAAGCTGGCGCTGCTCTGCAGCGTGGCCGAACCATTGAAGCCCAGCGGGTCCAGCCACTCGACCGCCGGCGTCTGCACCGACAGGTAGAGGCCGAACAGGAACAGCGAGAGCCAGGCGCGGCCGGAACCGGTCCAGCGACCCAACAGGCTGGCCATCGCGCCCAGGAAAACCAGGCCGCAGACCAGGGCCAAGGCGAGCATCGGCCGGTCCTGGCTCAGGCGCAGCAACACCGGCAGGCTCAAGAGCAGTCCCAGGCCTACGCTGGCCAGCCACTGGCGCAAATAGCGGTTGCGCGGACCACCGGGCACGGCCCCGCCCAGGCCCAGCAGGCCGGCCTGCTGGTCGCGCGAAGCGATGTCGGTGATGAGGATGCCCCAGAGCAGGCTGGTCGCCGCAAGCGCGGACCCCATCCGGTTGGCCGGGCTGAGCACGCCAGCGACGAGGGCCGCGAGTCCCAGCAGCACGCCTAGCGGGCTGGCACTCAAGGCCACGACCATCTCGGCCGCCACCTGACCGGCCAGACCGGGCAGACGAGCCACCAGCGGCAACAACCGGTTCACGCCACGGGCCAGCGGCCGCAGCAGATGTTGCAGCGCGGCCAACCAGCTCTGCTTGGCCGCATTGCTGGAAGCCTTGACCCGGTCCGGCGAGTAGCGATGGAAAAGCAGCACGGCCAGGCCCAGCGGCAGCAGGGCCAGCAGGGCCGAGCCCAGGCGCAGGGCAAGCAACTGCAGCGTCCAGAAGCTGCCGTGCAGCTGCACCGGCGCCAGCGAGGCGTCGAAGCCCGAGCCGCCCAGGCTGAAGCTGCGCACGTTCAAGAGCTCGGACATGCGGATCAGGTGGGCCGGCATGCCCGAGATGTCGAACACCAGCCAGGCGGTGATACGCGGATGCTCGGCGCTCATGGTCAGCGGCAGCGCCACGAACTGGGCGATCCAGAGGCTGAAGAACAGCAGGTCGCCGCGCTTGCCCATCAGCGGCGCCCAGGCATCACACAGCACGGCCATGCTGGCGCAAAGCATGAGCACCGGGCCGAGCACAAGCAGATAGGTCGAGACATAGGTCCAGGGCTCCAGCGGGCCGACGCCGCGCACCAGGTGCAGCACCCAGACCGTCAAGAGCAAGGCGCCCATCAACGAAGCCAGGTAGAGCAAGGCGCCGAGCCAGCGCGCCAGCAGCAGCGTGGCATTGCTGACCGGTGTGGAAGCCAGCACGCCGGCCATGCCGCTGGCCAGATCCAGCTGGGTGCGGCCACGGGCCAGGTAGAAGCCGGCCAGGCCCATCAACATGCCGGCGGTCAGCGCCGTGCCATAGGCCAGGGCCTGGCTCTGGTAGGCCAGGCGCTGCTTGCCCATCACCATCATGGCGCGGCCGCTCTCGGGGTCGGCCACCAGCAGCCAGCACAGCAGCACCACGGCTGCCACGCAGACCAGGCTGCCGATGCGGCGCGAGCGCAGCCGGAATTCGTCCAGCACCAGGGCCTTCAAGGCCAATGTCTGCAGGCCCGTTTTCATGCCGGCACCGCCTGCAGGGCATAGCGCTGCGCCATCAGCGCTTCTTCCAGGCTGGGCTCGCCCGGGCTGGCCTCGTGGCAGGGCTGCTCGCCATGGGCCATGCGCACCTGGATGCGTTCGCCCTGGCGCTGGGCATGCAGCACATGGACCTGGCCGCGCAGCGCTTCGTAATGGGCCGGTTCCAGCGAGGCGGTCCAGATGCGGCCGCGGGCGTCCAACAGCAGCTGCTCGGGCGTGTCGAAGGCCACCAGCCGGCCCTGGCGCAGGATGGCCAGCTGCCTGGCCATGTTCTCGATGTCGGACACGATGTGGGTCGAGACGATCACCAGCTTGGAGAAGCCGATCTCGGACAGCAGGTTGCGGAAGCGCAGCCGCTCCTCGGGGTCCAGGCCGGCCGTGGGCTCATCGACGATCAGCACGTCGGGGTCGTTCAGCAAGGCCTGGGCAATGCCGAGGCGCTGGCGCATGCCGCCCGAAAAGCCTATGGCCAGGCGGTTCGCTTGCTCATGCAGGTTGACCAGTTCCAGCAGGCGGCGGATGCGCGCCGCATCGCGAACGCCCTTGAGCGCGGCGAAGTACTGCAGGAATTCCAGCGCCGTCAGATGGGACGGCACGCTGAAGTCCTGCGGCAGATAGCCCAGACGGCGGCGCATGGCCTCGGGCCGGGCGACTATGCATTGGCCGTCCAGCAGGATGCGGCCGCTGGTGGGTTTGCTCAGCGTGGCCAGCAACTGCATCAGCGTGCTCTTGCCGGCGCCGTTGTGGCCCACCAGGCCCAGCACGCCGGGGCCCAGCTCCAGCGAAACATCGTCCAGCGCGCGCAGCTTGCCGCCGTGGACCTTGACCAAGTTCTGAATGCTCAGCATCGCTTTTCCTCTTGCTTGCCCGTTCTGGAATGGGCGGCAGATTAGCGATGCGAGACGCCACCGGCGCCACGCTTACGACGCATGGTCGGGCGGCGGGGTCAGGCCGCGAATGCGGCAGACAGCCGGTCGGTTCAGTTCGCGCTGGCGGCACTGGCCGCAGTTGCGGCTGCAGCCGGTGGCGGCGGCGGGCAGGCCTTGGCCGCGCCCATCCCCTTGAGGAAGGCGCGGCGCGAGCGGCCGGCCACCACGGCCGCAGCGACTTCCTTGGAATAGCGCTCGGCTCCCGTGAGCTTGCGCAGCCAGCCGCGGAAAGGCAGCAAGCCCTCGGCCGTGCGCTTGAGCGCGTCCAGCGCCGCGTCGCCGACCATCTCGCCGCCCTTCTCCATGGTTCCCTGCTCGGGCCGCGGCGGCGCATCGATGTCAGGGCCCAGGGCCTCGTCCAGCGGCGCCAGTGCGGCCAGCAGGCCGGCGCAGCTGACATCCGCCGGCAACTTGTAGGGGCCGGCCTGCGCCTCCTGCAGCACCTGTGGAATCTTGTCGCGCACCAGGTTCAGGTCGGACAGCGGCGCCGTGGCCGCATTGCCGATGCGCTCGCCGGTGTCGGGCCGGCTGGCGCAGCCGACGAGCAGCAGCAGGCCGCCGCACAGGCTGATCACGATCTTCGGACTGCTCATGCCGCTCCTAGAACAGGCCGCTGATGCGGCCCTCGTCGTCCACGTCGATACGCTCGGCCGCCGGTTCGCGCGGCAGGCCGGGCATGGTCATGATGTCACCGCAGATCGCGGTGACGAAGCCGGCGCCGGCATTGAGCCGCAGCTCGCGCACCCGCAAGCTGTGGCCGCTGGGCGCGGCCAGCAGCTTGGGATCGGTGCTGAACGAATACTGGGTCTTGGCGATGCAGACCGGCAGTTGGCTGAAGCCCAGGGCCTGCAGTTCGGCCAGCTGGAAGCGCGCCTTGGGCTCCAGCTCGATGTCGGCCGCGTGATAGATGCGCCGCGCCACGCTGACGATCTTCTGCTCCAGCGGCATCGCATCCTCGTAAAGGAACTGCAGGTCGGCCGCGCCGCTCTCGCAGGCCTTGACGACCTCGCGAGCCAGGGCCGCTGCGCCGGTGCCCCCCTCGGCCCAATGCGTGGCCAGCACGCAGGCCACGCCCAGGGCCGCGCATTCCTGCTGGATCAGGGCGATCTCCTCCGGCGTGTCGGCATCGAAGCGGTTGATCGAAACCACGGCCGGCAGTCCGTACTGCAGCCGCACGTTCTCCACATGGCGGCGCAGGTTGGCCAGGCCGGCCTGCAGGGCCGCCAGCCCCTCGAGCGCACCCCCATGGTGACGCAGAGCCCGCACCGTGGCGACGATCACAGCGCAGCCCGGTTTCAGGCCCGATTGCCGGCACTTGATGTCGATAAACTTTTCTGCCCCCAGGTCGGCGCCGAAGCCGGCCTCGGTGACCACGTAGTCGGCCAGCTTGAGCGCCGTGCGCGTGGCGATCAGGGAATTGCAGCCGTGGGCGATGTTGGCGAAGGGGCCGCCATGGACGAAGGCGAGGTTGCCCTCCAGCGTCTGGACGATGTTGGGCGCCAGCGCGTCCTTGAGCAGGGCCGCCATGGCGCCGTCGGCCTTCAGCTGCCTGGCCGTGATCGGCTTCTTGTCGGCCGTGTAGCCGATGACGATGCGGCCCAGCCGCTGCTTCAGGTCGGCCAGCGAAGTGGCCAGGCACAGGATGGCCATCACCTCGGAAGCCACGACGATGTCGAAGCCGTCCTCGCGCGGATAGCCGTTGGCCGGGCCGCCCAGGCCCACCGTGATCTGGCGCAGCGCCCGGTCGTTCATGTCGACCACGCGGCGCCAGACGATGCGGCGCAGGTCCAGCCCCAGCGCATTGCCGTGGTTGATGTGGTTGTCTATCAGCGCGGCCAGCAGGTTGTTGGCCAGTTGGATGGCGTGGAAATCGCCGGTGAAATGGAGGTTGATGTCCTCCATCGGCACGACCTGGGCCATTCCGCCGCCGGCCGCTCCCCCCTTCATGCCGAAGCAGGGACCCAGCGAAGGCTCGCGCAGGCAGATGATGGCCTGCTTGCCCAGGTGGTTGAGTCCGTCACCCAGACCGACCGTGGTCGTGGTCTTGCCTTCGCCCGGCGGCGTCGGCGTGATCGCGGTGACCAGCACCAGGTGGCCGTCGGGCCGGTCCTGCAGGCGGGCCACATGCTCGAGCGAGAGCTTGGCCTTGTAGCGGCCGTAGGGGCTGAGCGCCTCTTCCGGCAGGCCCAGCCGCTGCACGGCCAGCGGAACAATGGGCTGCAAGGTCGCCGCCTGGGCGATCTCTATGTCTGTGCGCATGGCTGTTCGCAATCCTTTGTGGGGACGGGACCGCGCCAGACAGCGCGCGGCAAGATCGATCGGTGCGGGCGATTATGGTCCCCGCAAACGAGCGCCCCTTTCGGGCGCATTTCGCACAACCCATCGAATTTACGGATGACGTTCGCGCCGCCACTGGCCGACATTGCAGGCAAGACGCCTCCGTCTGTCGCGCCCTTGTGCGTGGGAGAGTGCCCGCATGCTCGATGAGTCGATTGGGATTCGCAGTCCGCAGCCTGGCTGGCCTTCGGTCAAGCAGCTGCTGGATGGCTTCAACAGTGCCGAGGGGCCGCTGCCGCAGCCCTTCAACCGGCGCCGCCGACGCATGCTCGTGCTCGGCAGTCTGTTCATTCTTTTCACCGTCAGCTTCTGGGCCTGTTTCTTCGCGTTCAAGGGCCAGTTCTGGCTGACCGCGCTCGACCTGGCCCTGGCAGTCTCGGCCGGCGGCGTGCTGTGGATGGCGCGAAACAGCCAGCTTCGCCTGGCCGGTCTGGTGTTCCTCGCAATCTGCCTGTCCTTCCTGCTGGTCGTGGCCACGCTGGCCGACGTTCCGACCACCGTGGCCCCCCGCACCCTGCACCTCTACATGGTGCCGCTGACGGTCTACAGCGTGTTCCTGCTGCAGCACGAACGCTTCGCGGTCCGGGCCTTCGTGGTGACCGTGGTGCTGCTGTGCTTCGCGGTGCTGGCCATGGCGCCGGTGGACCTGGCCCATCAGCATTTCATGAGCGAGTCGCAACGCCGGGTCGGCGCCGTGCTCAACGTGATCAGCTCCACGGTGCTGCTGTTCCTGGTCATCGACATCATGCTGCGCGAGGCCAAGGAGACCTCGGCGCTGGAGCTGGACTTTGCCCGCGCCGTCGCCACCGGCGAGGTGCTGGCCTACCTGCAGCCGCAGTGCACGGCCGATGGCCGCATCGTCGGCGCCGAGGCCCTGATGCGCTGGCGGCATTCCAAGCGCGGCTATGTCTCGCCGGCCGAATTCATCCCCATGGCCGAGCGCTCGGGCCTGATCATCCCGGCCGGCGAGCAGATCGCGGCCATCATCTGCAAGGCCCTGCACCGCTGGGAGGACGACCCGGTGCTGCGCGAGCTGACCGTCTCGGTCAACGTCAGCTCGGCCCAGCTGTTCTCGGGCGCTTCGACCGCGCGGCTGCTGGGCACCGTGTCGGAGGCCGCGGCGCCGCGCGCCTCGCTGAAGTTCGAGCTGACCGAATCCATGTTCGTGCAGGACTTCCAGGCGGTGCGCGGCAAGATGGAAGAGATCCGCGGCCAGGGCATCCGCATGGCGCTGGACGACTTCGGCACCGGCTTCTCCTCGCTGTCCTACCTGAAGCAGTTGCCGCTGGACCAGATCAAGGTGGACCAGAGCTTCGTGCGTGATCTGCCCGGCGATGCCAGCGCGGCCAAGATCGCTGCCACCATCGTCCACCTGGGCGAGGACCTGGGCCTGGAGGTGGTGGCCGAAGGCGTGGAGAACCGCGAGCAGTTGACGGCGCTGGAGGCGATGGGCTGCCGCATCTTTCAGGGCTTCCTGTTCGCGCGGCCGCTGCCGCTAGAGGAATTCGAGGCCCTGGCGCGCAGCGGCAAGACCCTGCCCGTGGCCTGAACCGGCCGCGCCAACTCCCCCCGTCAGCAGGATTGCCTGGGCCGGCCCGCGGGCCGACGATAGCGGCTGCCGTGCCCAAGGAGTAACTCGCAGTCATGCAAGCGGCTTTGCCCCAACCGCCCGAGACCCTCCAGCGCCCGTCCGCCCTGCACCGGCGGCTGCATCGCTTCAATGCCGCCGAAGGCCGGCTCCCGGCCGGTTTCAATCGGCGGCGCCAGCGCCTGCTGAAGGTGGCCGCCGCCGCCATCGCCATGCTGGGTTGCGGCTGGGCGCTGTACTACCTGATCAACGCCGACTTCATGCTGGCCGCCGGCAACCTGGCCCTGGCCGCCGGCGCCGTGCTGATGCATGGCCTGCAACGCCGCGGCCTGGCACGCCTGGCCGGCTTCCTGTTCCTGCTGATAGGTCTGCTGGCCGTGATGGCCGTGTCCTACTTCGCCGACATCCCCACGGCCTCGGTGCCGCGCACCTTGCAGCTCTACCTCGCGCCGCTGACGGTCTACGGCATCTTCCTGCTGCAGCACGAGAAGGCCACGGTGCGCATAGGCCTGGCCATGCTGACCTTGCTCACCCTGGCCCTGCTGGCGCTGGCACCGGCCCAGCCGGAAGCGCTGCACATCATGGGTCCCGAGGTACTGCCGCGCAGGGTGGGCGCCCTGGTCAACGTGATCGGCGCCTCGGTGCTGCTCTACCTGGCGGTCGACATCATGCTGCGCGAGGCCCGCGAGTCGTCGGCGCTTGAACTGGACTTCGCCCGCGCCGTCGCCACCGGCGACCTGCAGGCCTATCTGCAGCCTCAGTGCAGCGCCGACGGCCGCATCACCGGCGCCGAGGCGCTGATGCGCTGGCGGCATTCGGAACGCGGCTGGATCTCGCCGGCCGAGTTCATCCCCATGGCCGAGCGCTCCGGCCTGATCATTCCGGCCGGCGAGCAGATCGCCACCAGCATCTGCCGCGCACTGAGGCGCTGGGAAACCGACCCGGTGCTGAGCCGGCTCAAGGTCTCGGTCAATGTGAGCCCGGCCCAGCTCTTGAGCGGCCAATCGGCCGAGCGGCTGCTGGCCATCGTCGAGACCACCGGGGCGCCGCGCTCGGCCCTGATGTTCGAGCTGACAGAGTCCATGTTCGCCCACGACTTCCAGGCCATGCTGGGCAAGATGAACGGCTTCCGCGCCCAGGGCATACGCATGGCGCTGGACGACTTCGGCACCGGCTTCTCCTCGCTGGCCTACCTGAAGCAGTTGCCGCTGGACCAGCTCAAGGTGGACCAGAGCTTTGTGCGCGACCTGCCAGCAGACGGCAGCTCGGCGCGCATCGCCTCCACCATCGTCAATCTTGGCCACGACCTGGGCCTAGAGCTGGTGGCCGAAGGCGTTGAAAAGCGCGAGCAGCTGCAGGCCCTGCAGGCCATGGGCTGCTCGGTCTTCCAGGGCTACCTGTTCGGCCGCCCCATGCCATTGGAGGAGTTCGAGGAGCTGGCCCGCAACGGGCGCTCCCTGCTGGCCTCGGTCTAGGCGGGGCTCAGGTCAGTCCGCGCAGCGGATGCTCGGCCGGAGCCCAGGGGCTGGCGAAGAACTCGGCCACCAGGGCCGGCGTCACGTCCTCGATGCGGGCCGGGTTCCAGCGCGGGCTGTGGTCCTTGTCGACCGCCAGAGCGCGTATGCCTTCCACTGTCTCAGAGGCCGCGCCGGGACGCAGCGTGAAGCAGCGGTGCACCAGGTCGCGCTCCATGCGCAGGTCTTCGGCCAGGCTCATGCCGCGGGCGCGGCGCACTTGCTCCAGCGTCACGGCCAGCATCAGTGGGGAGCGCTTGCGCAGCGTGGCCAGGGTCTCCAGCGACCAGGCATCGCCGGCCGCCTGCAGCGACTCGCAGATGGCCAGCACCGTGGGCTTGGAGAAATGCTGGTCTATGCGCTTGCGCAGTTCCAGGTCGTCGGCCGGCGCGGCCAGGTCGGCTCGCTCCATCACCGTGGCCACCACATGCTCGGCGCTGGATTGCTCGCCACGGCGGAAGGCCTCGATGATGGCCGGCAGCTCGGCCGCGCGGACAAAGACGTCGCCCAGGCCCAGGGCGATGGCATCGCCGGCGCCAATCGGCTGGCCGGTCAGGGCCAGCCATTCACCGCTGTGGCCGGGACACTGGCCCAGGAACCAGCCGCCGCCCACGTCCGGGAACAGGCCGATATTGGTCTCGGGCATGGCCAGCTTGCTGTGCTCGGTCAGTACGCGCAGCTTGGCGCCCTGGCTGATGCCCATGCCACCGCCCATGACCACGCCGTCCATCAGGGCGATGTAGGGCTTGGGATAGGCGTGGATCAGGTGATTGAGCGCGTATTCCTCGGTGAAGAAATCCTCCAGCGCGCTATCGCCCGCCAGGGCCGCGGCATGGAAGAAGCGGATGTCACCACCAGCACAGAACGCGGCCGGCTTGCCCTCGCGGCCGGCGCCGAGGATGACCACGGCCTCGATGGCGGGCTCGGCCGCCCAGGATTTCAGCAGCGCGGTCAGGTCGCGGATCATGGCCAGTGACAGCGCATTCAGCGCCTGCGCCCGGTTCAGCGTGATCAGGCCCAGGCAGCCGTTGACTTCGGCCAGCACCTGGCCATCGGATTGCAGGGTCGGGAGAGCGGATGCAGCGGCGGTCATGCCAGGGAACTCCAGGAAACTTCTAGGAACGGACGGAAAATCAGCGGCGCCTCAGGGCCAGCAGCTCATTGCCGGCCAGGGCGGCCAGCACGATAGCACCGCCAACAAGCACGGCACCAGACGGCGCTTCACCGGCGCCGACCCATGTCCAGAGGACACCGAAGATCACCTCCAGCTGCCCCAGCAGTGCGATCTCGGGCGCCGGCAGCACGCGGCTCAGGCGCACGACCAGCAGGCAGGGAATGGCCAGCTGCACCAGGCCGAGGAAGGCCAGCAGGCCCAGGTCATGCGCCGAAGCCTGCAGCGGCCAAGCCAGCGGCAAGGTGATCGCGGCCGACAGCAGCGCACCTATCAGCACGGCGGGCAGCATGTCCTGGCCGGCTGCCGGTTTCTCGGGATCGGCTGCGCCATGGGTCACGCGCTGCAACAGTGTCCAGTTGGTCGCCGCGGCCAGCGGCACCAGCAGGGCCACCAGCACGCCCTTCAGGCCACCGGCATCGGCTTCATGGCCGAACATCCAGGCGATGCCGAGCGTGGCCAGCGCGATGGCGGCCCAGGTGCGTCCAGGCAGCTTGTGATGCAGGAACAGCCGCGAGAACAGCGCCGTCA
This region includes:
- a CDS encoding DEAD/DEAH box helicase, which encodes MSFQTLGLGPAVMRALRDQGYHAPTPVQQAAIPAVLAGGDLLALAPTGSGKTAAYALPLLQQLLQSNPQRDPRALLLLPTRELAVQVGDALRELSRHLPQRLRVAVVFGGVSINPQLMGLRGGCDIVVATPGRLLDIVDHNGLRLDAVRHLVLDEADRLLALGFAEELQRVLGLLPAQRQNLLFSATFPKSVEALAAAQLREPQRITVAAEAPRLEAIRQRSIVVDTDKRTPLLRHLLETEGWQRALVFVATKYATEHVSDKLWAKGIKAAALHGELSQGGRAKVLVALKSGEVAVLVATDLAARGLDIPELPAVINYDLPRSPADYTHRIGRTGRAGATGDAVSFVPPASEAHFRLIEKRQGRRVEREQIAGYEATEEAPASDPNGGVKGKRKSKKDKLREAAAAAAVKD
- a CDS encoding methylated-DNA--[protein]-cysteine S-methyltransferase, whose translation is MKPQVFFHCYETALGCCGIAWTLERGICGCQLPEESATATRDRMRVRFPAARESEQPPAFVSEAMAGVRALLSGEVHQLLEVQLDESEIADFNRQVHALTRQIPVGQTRTYGELALALGQPGAARAVGRAEGSNPFAPIVPCHRVMGADGAGTGFSAHGGIQTKLKLLRIEARATGQTAAEQGALFD
- the dusA gene encoding tRNA dihydrouridine(20/20a) synthase DusA produces the protein MNSKPNPWRLSVAPMLDWTDSPCRVFHRLLTRHTRLYTEMVTTGALLHGDVPRHLDYDAVEHPVALQLGGSEPADLAAAAKLAEQWGYDEVNLNCGCPSERVQKGAFGACLMAEPQLVADGVKAMRDAVGIPVTVKHRIGIDREESYEFVRDFVGTIAEAGCEVFIVHARNAWLQGLSPKENREIPPLRYELVHQLKREFPQLTIVLNGGVKSDDEIEEQLRHVDGVMVGRQAYHEPWQMAAWDQRFFGTTGPAESREQVEAAWVEWLDHRSQATRKHWPQAMRHALGLWNGEAGARRWRQIWSDHKLKSLPAAEVARLADAARIGIASDAEAHQTANRHAPQTVA
- a CDS encoding ABC transporter ATP-binding protein, whose amino-acid sequence is MLSIQNLVKVHGGKLRALDDVSLELGPGVLGLVGHNGAGKSTLMQLLATLSKPTSGRILLDGQCIVARPEAMRRRLGYLPQDFSVPSHLTALEFLQYFAALKGVRDAARIRRLLELVNLHEQANRLAIGFSGGMRQRLGIAQALLNDPDVLIVDEPTAGLDPEERLRFRNLLSEIGFSKLVIVSTHIVSDIENMARQLAILRQGRLVAFDTPEQLLLDARGRIWTASLEPAHYEALRGQVHVLHAQRQGERIQVRMAHGEQPCHEASPGEPSLEEALMAQRYALQAVPA
- a CDS encoding formate--tetrahydrofolate ligase — its product is MRTDIEIAQAATLQPIVPLAVQRLGLPEEALSPYGRYKAKLSLEHVARLQDRPDGHLVLVTAITPTPPGEGKTTTTVGLGDGLNHLGKQAIICLREPSLGPCFGMKGGAAGGGMAQVVPMEDINLHFTGDFHAIQLANNLLAALIDNHINHGNALGLDLRRIVWRRVVDMNDRALRQITVGLGGPANGYPREDGFDIVVASEVMAILCLATSLADLKQRLGRIVIGYTADKKPITARQLKADGAMAALLKDALAPNIVQTLEGNLAFVHGGPFANIAHGCNSLIATRTALKLADYVVTEAGFGADLGAEKFIDIKCRQSGLKPGCAVIVATVRALRHHGGALEGLAALQAGLANLRRHVENVRLQYGLPAVVSINRFDADTPEEIALIQQECAALGVACVLATHWAEGGTGAAALAREVVKACESGAADLQFLYEDAMPLEQKIVSVARRIYHAADIELEPKARFQLAELQALGFSQLPVCIAKTQYSFSTDPKLLAAPSGHSLRVRELRLNAGAGFVTAICGDIMTMPGLPREPAAERIDVDDEGRISGLF
- a CDS encoding EAL domain-containing protein, which translates into the protein MLDESIGIRSPQPGWPSVKQLLDGFNSAEGPLPQPFNRRRRRMLVLGSLFILFTVSFWACFFAFKGQFWLTALDLALAVSAGGVLWMARNSQLRLAGLVFLAICLSFLLVVATLADVPTTVAPRTLHLYMVPLTVYSVFLLQHERFAVRAFVVTVVLLCFAVLAMAPVDLAHQHFMSESQRRVGAVLNVISSTVLLFLVIDIMLREAKETSALELDFARAVATGEVLAYLQPQCTADGRIVGAEALMRWRHSKRGYVSPAEFIPMAERSGLIIPAGEQIAAIICKALHRWEDDPVLRELTVSVNVSSAQLFSGASTARLLGTVSEAAAPRASLKFELTESMFVQDFQAVRGKMEEIRGQGIRMALDDFGTGFSSLSYLKQLPLDQIKVDQSFVRDLPGDASAAKIAATIVHLGEDLGLEVVAEGVENREQLTALEAMGCRIFQGFLFARPLPLEEFEALARSGKTLPVA